Within Lolium rigidum isolate FL_2022 chromosome 5, APGP_CSIRO_Lrig_0.1, whole genome shotgun sequence, the genomic segment CCTTGACAGCAATCTATTGGATAATGGCCCTAGGGTCCACGAGGTGACCATGTACCCAGTTGACGCAGCTGCAGCCTTACCAGTGCAGAGAGGAGGGAGACTCTTGTGAAatagatttatttatttttctagtTAATTCAACCAAAGGATGTGGCAGACTCTTGCCCCTAACCCTAACACAAGTAACTAATGTTTATCCTTACTTACTTGAGCCCTTTATGCCCTTGAATAAGATGAAAAGCTTAGGCCATGGACTTTCCGTCTTCCATTCTGTGCTATATTGATATTTATCTGCACCTTTCTGTTCTTACTTTATTAGTCCGAGCCTCTGACATACCAACTAAACCTTTTATTAGCGCAAGAGACCAGTGAAATTTTACTATTTTTGTATCTATTTTAGTATTCTGTATTCTTCATATCTTGCTCCTGATGTTTGTGGTTTCATAGTTCTACTGTTAACTTCTGCCCAATTGAATAGATATTAACGACTGCCTTACAATTCACAGTTCTTTCAGCAACTGGTGGAATACAGGTTGAAGTACCTGGGATGAGAAATGGTATGTGTGCAATGTTGAAGTTAGTACTGTTTCAGCTTTCGTTACCTTTACCATGCCCTCTTTCATATCAACTTGCTATTGCTTCTCAGAGGAGGATGTCAAATTCGACGTTGATGTTCATTAAACCAGCACTGTGGATACCAACCTTATATAAGTCAACATATTGTTTTGTCTGTGGAATGATAAACCTACCATGCTAACTGCAAGTTGAAGCATTTTGTTTTTACCTGTGGAACTTTGTTAATGGTAGTTTGCTGGGAACAATTATGTTTCTTCTGCAGATGTGGTTGTAATAGTCTCTGTGGTGATATTGATTGGACTGTTCAGCATGCAGCACTATGGTACAGATAAAGTCAGTTGGCTTTTTGCACCGATAGTATTCCTTTGGTTCATACTTATtggagtccttggagcggtgaacATTTATAAATATGACAAGTCAGTTCTTAAGGCGTTCAATCCTATTTATGTATATCGTTACTTTAAGCGAGGGAAGACTAGCTGGGCTTCCCTAGGAGGAATCATGCTCAGCATAACAGGTCCGAGATCTTCCAAAATTTTATAGAGTTGCTTGTACTCTGTAAATTGGTCAACAACCAGACATGACTCTTTTGCTCATACTGCAGGGACAGAAGCACTGTTTGCCGACCTTTCATTtttccctgtacaagctattcagGTACCATTTGTTGGTTGTGACTTGTGATTGTTAACAGTCAGAAGCACTACTAGTATTCTAAATTACATTTCTTAGAGACATCTATTCGGTTGATCTTTTTACAGTCAGAACTAATTTTTTGTAGAATCAGTCTATTTGCTTGCTTTCTGACTTTTTTATCGTTTCGATATGCAGATTGCTTTCACTACGGTTGTGTTCCCATGCCTTCTTCTGCAGTATACTGGTCAAGCTGCCTATATAGCTACGTACAAGAAAAAGGTCAACCATTCCTTCTATTATTCTCTTCCAGGTAATATTCATACCTAGGAACTTCCCAGTTACCATATCCGGAGGACGCGTAAGGACCTAGTTATTTCTTGCAGAAAGTATACTTTGGCCAGCGTTCGTCATTGCAACAGCTGCTGCAATAGTTTCAAGCCAGGCAACTATATCCGCGACGTATTCTATTATCAAGCAAGCACTTGCTGTGGGATGCTTCCCCAGGGTGAAGATCATCCATACTTCCAAGAAGTATCTTGGACAGATATACAGTCCAGATATCAATTGGATCCTCATGATTCTCTGCATCGCAGTCACAGCTGGATTCAAGAATCAGTCCCAGATTGCAAATGCGTATGGTAAACAAACTGTTGTATCTCTGTTAATATAGAATTTTCATTATTGCGGTATGCACTCGTCCTCTGTCCTAACACGAGTTTGTCTCTGGGGCGTAAACAGGTACTGCTGTCATAATAGTTATGCTCGTGACAACATTTCTCATGATCCCCATAATGCTGCTGGTATGGCGCAGCCACTGGAGCTTGGTCGTCCTCTTCACCGTGCTGTCACTGGCGGTCGAGATCCCGTACCTGACTGCTGTCATGCAGAAGATCGACCAGGGAGGCTGGGTTCCGCTTGTGTTCGCCGTGGCAATCCTCGTCATCATGTATGTGTGGCATTACGGCACGCTCAAGCGCTACgaattcgagatgcacagcaAGGTGTCCATGGCGTGGATCCTCGGCCTCGGGCCGAGCCTCGGCCTTGTCAGGGTCCCTGGGATGGGCCTTGTGTACACTGAGCTGGCGAGCGGCGTTCCCCACATCTTCTCGCACTTCATCACGAACCTGCCGGCAATCCACTCCACGCTGGTGTTCGTCTGCGTCAAGTACCTACCGGTGTACACCGTGCCGCCAGACGAGCGGTTCCTCGTGAAGCGGATTGGGCCCAAGAGCTTCCACATGTTCCGGTGTGTGGCACGGTACGGGTACAAGGACATCCACCGGAAGGATGACGATTTCGAGAAGATGCTCTTCAGCAGCCTGCTGCTCTTTGTCCGGCTGGAGAGCATGATGGAGGAGTACACCGACTCCGACGAGTACAGCGCCCGGGATCAGCAGGAGCTGATCCATGAAGCTAGCAGCGACGCTGACCTCAGCTACGCATCCCGTGACTCCATTGTCCCGGTGCGCACCCCGAACCACGGCTCAGGGGGGCAGACGACGATGACAATGACGCCGGGGTTCCAGACGGTGGGCGACGAGGTGGCGTTCTTGAACTCGTGCCGGGATGCCGGGGTGGTTCACATACTTGGGAACACCGTCATCCGGGCACGCAGGGACTCGGGGTTCGTGAAGAAGTTCGCCATCGACTACCTATACGCCTTCTTGAGGAAGATCTGCAGGGAGAACAGCGCCATCTTCAACGTTCCCCATGAGAGCCTGCTGAACGTTGGGCAGGTGTTCTATGTGTAGCTCAAACTTCAAACCGAATGTAAATCAATGTGTGTAGATTATGTACAGGGAATTGTACGGCGATGAATTTTGAAGTGATAATTATGCATATCTGAAAGCTATAGAATGTAAACGAACTGGACAAATTTCAGTGTGGTGCGATTCAAATACGTGTTTGAATCCAATTAGTACTTCTTTACAGAAAGTTCATATAACTTGAATCATATTATGGAATCCAGATACGAATATATGTCGAATTACAATTCTGAATATGTACCTGTCCTAATCGGATTACGTACACGACGCTGCAGTGCTGCACATATATATGCATCAGTGTCCGGCCGGCGTTCATCATAATTAAAAGCCATGGATACCACGGCAACCTCGCTTGCAGAATCCATGATCACGATGTCGGACAGCGAGCAGCGGCGGCTGCCCGACGACCTCGTCACCGACGAAATCCTGACGCGCCTGCCGGCTGCCATCGCCGCACGCTTCCGGGAGGTCTGCCGGGCGTGGAACGCGGCGATCACCTCCGACCACTTCGTCGCCGCGCACGCCAGGAGAGCAGCCGCGCGCCAGCCGGAGATCCTTCTTCCCGCCGGCCGAGGGCCCCTCCACGTCCTTCTACACGTGCTCCGTCGCGCAGGCCGGCGCCGCCTCCCGCAAGCTCCTCACCGTGGGCGACCTCGCCGGGGAGTACGTCGTGCTGTCCCGGAGGCCATGCCACGGGTTCACGCTCGTTCGCGACGCCCGGTCGTCCGAGCACTTCGTCTTTAACCTCTCCACCGGCGACCACGCGCTGCTGCCGCGGTGCGAGCCGGCCAAGACTTTCAGTGTCCCGACCTTTCAGCTCCCCTACAATTCTCGTTTCCACCCTACCATGGCGCCATGGGCTCCTTCGAGTACTCGAGCACCGGGCTCGGCTTCGACCCGGTGACCGGCGAGCACAAGGTGGTCAGGCTGTTCGCGAACCGGATGAGCCAGCTCAAGTGCCAGGTGCACACGCTGGGGTCACGCGGGTGGCGGCCCTGCGCCGGCGACGTGCCGTCGCTGCCCTGGCCGGGCCTGATGAAGTACCTCTCCGGCCTGCCCCCGGTGGTCGTCGGCGGGTCTTTCTACTGGCCCCTCTGGCCGCACAGCAACGTCGGCGTTGACCCGCACGACCCTCTCATCCTCTCCTTCTCCGTCGCCGACGAGCGGTGGAAGACGCGCTGCCGGATCGACCTGGCGACCCTGCCCAACCCGTCGCGCGACGAGCTCGACAATGAGCTGCACATCATCGTGCCGCGCGCTCTGCACCACCGCCGGCGGCAAGGTCGTGCTGCTCGCGACGGGCCACCACAAGGTGTTCGCGTACCACGCGGCGCGCAACGCCGTCGAGAAGGTGTTCTCCATGGAGTACCACGCGGTGGTCGGCATGCGGGAGAAGCACCGGCGGCTTTGCGAGAAATGTGCTTCTTTAGGACATGGTTATGAATGTGTGAACCTTGGGTGGGAGCA encodes:
- the LOC124652319 gene encoding potassium transporter 18-like — its product is METVSTNEGSGKGAMWELERNLDQPMDAEAGRLRNMYREKTYPTILLLRLAFQSLGVVFGDLGTSPLYVFYNIFPQDIEDTEQVIGALSLIIYSLTLIPLVKYVFIVLRANDNGQGGTFALYSLLCRHAKINIIPNQHRTDEDLTTYSRQTYDEKSLAAKIKIWLEGHQFRKNVILILVLFGTCMAVGDGILTPAISVLSATGGIQVEVPGMRNDVVVIVSVVILIGLFSMQHYGTDKVSWLFAPIVFLWFILIGVLGAVNIYKYDKSVLKAFNPIYVYRYFKRGKTSWASLGGIMLSITGTEALFADLSFFPVQAIQIAFTTVVFPCLLLQYTGQAAYIATYKKKVNHSFYYSLPESILWPAFVIATAAAIVSSQATISATYSIIKQALAVGCFPRVKIIHTSKKYLGQIYSPDINWILMILCIAVTAGFKNQSQIANAYGTAVIIVMLVTTFLMIPIMLLVWRSHWSLVVLFTVLSLAVEIPYLTAVMQKIDQGGWVPLVFAVAILVIMYVWHYGTLKRYEFEMHSKVSMAWILGLGPSLGLVRVPGMGLVYTELASGVPHIFSHFITNLPAIHSTLVFVCVKYLPVYTVPPDERFLVKRIGPKSFHMFRCVARYGYKDIHRKDDDFEKMLFSSLLLFVRLESMMEEYTDSDEYSARDQQELIHEASSDADLSYASRDSIVPVRTPNHGSGGQTTMTMTPGFQTVGDEVAFLNSCRDAGVVHILGNTVIRARRDSGFVKKFAIDYLYAFLRKICRENSAIFNVPHESLLNVGQVFYV